A single region of the Lepus europaeus isolate LE1 chromosome 1, mLepTim1.pri, whole genome shotgun sequence genome encodes:
- the LOC133757451 gene encoding UDP-glucuronosyltransferase 1-6-like, with amino-acid sequence MACLLPAAQRVSAGVLFVALCGTVVGDRLLVVPQDGSHWLSMQDIVEALGARGHEIVVLVPEVNLLLRESRFYTRRIYPVPFDQEEQRNRYRTFGEKHFTDRSWLSGPQTEYKNNMVVIDMYFINCQSLLRHRDTLDFLKAGKFDALFTDPGLPCGVILAEYLGLPSVYLFRGFPCSLEHGFGGSPNPVSYIPRCYTKFSDQMSFPQRVVNFLVNLLEVPLFYCLYSKYEDLALELLKRKVDLPTLFQKDPVWLLRYDFVFEYPRPVMPNMVLIGGINCKKPDVLSQMWGKTYTQDQIA; translated from the exons ATggcctgcctgctccctgcagctCAGAGAGTGTCTGCGGGGGTTCTCTTCGTGGCACTCTGCGGCACGGTGGTGGGTGACAGGCTGCTGGTGGTGCCTCAGGATGGAAGCCACTGGCTTAGCATGCAGGACATAGTTGAGGCTCTTGGGGCAAGGGGGCATGAAATCGTGGTGCTGGTGCCGGAAGTCAACTTGCTCTTGAGAGAATCCAGGTTCTACACGAGGAGAATCTATCCAGTGCCGTTTGACCAGGAGGAGCAGAGGAATCGGTATCGCACCTTTGGAGAGAAGCACTTTACTGACAGGTCCTGGCTGAGCGGGCCTCAGACGGAATACAAGAATAACATGGTTGTGATTGACATGTACTTCATCAACTGCCAGAGCCTCCTAAGACACCGTGACACCTTGGATTTCCTCAAGGCGGGCAAGTTCGATGCTCTTTTCACAGACCCGGGGTTACCCTGTGGTGTGATCCTGGCTGAGTACCTGGGCCTGCCCTCCGTGTACCTGTTCAGGGGCTTCCCCTGTTCCCTGGAGCATGGGTTTGGCGGAAGCCCCAACCCGGTGTCCTACATCCCCCGGTGCTACACTAAGTTCTCCGACCAGATGAGCTTCCCCCAGCGCGTGGTCAACTTCCTCGTTAACTTGCTGGAGGTCCCTCTATTTTACTGTCTGTATTCGAAGTATGAGGACCTGGCCTTGGAGCTCCTCAAGAGGAAAGTGGACCTGCCCACCTTATTTCAGAAGGACCCCGTGTGGCTGCTAAGATACGACTTTGTGTTTGAGTACCCCAGGCCGGTGATGCCCAACATGGTGCTCATTGGCGGGATCAACTGCAAGAAGCCGGATGTCCTGTCACAG ATGTGGGGCAAAACCTATACTCAGGATCAGATTGCTTGA